AGTTGAGAAACGACGGGGCTGCCGATGTCAAGCTGGCTACGATGTTGTTCAAACCGGATTCCCTGAAATGTGATTTGAAGCCCGACTATGTGGGCATACAGATTCCCAGCGATTTTATTGTAGGCTACGGACTGGATTACGACGAGATGGGACGTGCCTATCGGGATATATATAAGGTAATAGGTTAAAAGGTTATACATTTATATAATTAAGAAACAATATTATGTTGAACGTTGTTATTTTTGGTGCTCCCGGATCAGGAAAGGGAACACAGAGCGAGTTGATCATTAAAGAGTATGGTTTGGATCACATTTCAACAGGTGATGTGTTGCGTGCTGAGATGAAAGGTGAAACAGAACTTGGCAAGATCGCAAAAGATTATATTGAAAAAGGTCAGCTTGTACCGGATGAACTGATTGTCGATATGCTGGCAAAGGTATTGGACAGCAAGGCTGGTTCTAAAGGTGTTATCTTCGACGGTTTCCCTCGTACTATTCCGCAGGCTAAAGCGCTGAAAGAGATGTTGAACAAACGTGGTACGGATGTATCTGTTATGCTGAACCTGCAGGTGGAAGAAGAAGAGCTGATCAACCGTCTGCTGGAACGCGGTAAAGTATCAGGACGTTCTGACGACAATTTGGAAACAATCAAATCCCGTCTGGAAGTTTACCATAACCAGACAGCTCCTTTGGCTGACTACTATGTAGGCGAAGGCAAGCACGTGGGTATTCATGGCATGGGTACAATCGAAGAAATCTTCGGTCGTATCAAGGAAGCAGTAAATAAAGTAAAATAAGAAAGAAATAAGAAAATGGCTGAATCAAACTTTGTAGATTACGTAAAGATCTATTGCCGCTCGGGAAAGGGCGGAAGAGGGTCTTCTCACTTTCGTCGTGAGAAATATATTCCGAAAGGAGGTCCCGACGGAGGCGACGGGGGGAGAGGAGGCCATGTATATCTTCGCGGTAACCGGAACTACTGGACTCTCCTGCATCTGAAGTTCGAACGTCATATCATGGCGACGAACGGAGAAGGCGGAAGTGCCAAACGCAGCTTCGGTAAAGACGGTGAAGACCGGGTGATCGAAGTGCCTTGCGGAACCGTAGTATATGATGCCGAAACTGGTGAATATATCTGCGACGTTACCGAAGACGGACAGGAAGTCATGCTGCTGAAAGGCGGACGAGGCGGATTGGGTAACTGGCATTTCAAAACCTCTACCAACCAGGCGCCCCGTTATTCCCAACCGGGTGAACCGGCTCAGGAACGTAAAGTGATCCTGCAGTTGAAGCTTCTTGCCGACGTTGGCCTGGTAGGTTTCCCGAATGCTGGAAAGTCTACGTTGCTTTCTGTCGTATCGGCTGCCAAACCGAAGATTGCGAACTATCCGTTCACGACACTGGAACCGAACCTGGGTATCGTTAGTTATCGTGACCACCGCTCGTTTGTGAT
This is a stretch of genomic DNA from Parabacteroides chongii. It encodes these proteins:
- a CDS encoding adenylate kinase, which translates into the protein MLNVVIFGAPGSGKGTQSELIIKEYGLDHISTGDVLRAEMKGETELGKIAKDYIEKGQLVPDELIVDMLAKVLDSKAGSKGVIFDGFPRTIPQAKALKEMLNKRGTDVSVMLNLQVEEEELINRLLERGKVSGRSDDNLETIKSRLEVYHNQTAPLADYYVGEGKHVGIHGMGTIEEIFGRIKEAVNKVK
- the obgE gene encoding GTPase ObgE, translated to MAESNFVDYVKIYCRSGKGGRGSSHFRREKYIPKGGPDGGDGGRGGHVYLRGNRNYWTLLHLKFERHIMATNGEGGSAKRSFGKDGEDRVIEVPCGTVVYDAETGEYICDVTEDGQEVMLLKGGRGGLGNWHFKTSTNQAPRYSQPGEPAQERKVILQLKLLADVGLVGFPNAGKSTLLSVVSAAKPKIANYPFTTLEPNLGIVSYRDHRSFVMADIPGIIEGASEGKGLGLRFLRHIERNSLLLFMIPADSDDIKKEYEILHNELVKYNPELLSKSRVLAITKSDMLDDELIEALSADLPEGVPHVFISSITQQGITELKDLLWKELNKETFHQVENIVHQNIDVSSIPLDDDDDFVFPVDEDEDEDDPDEEYEEYEWDDEDEETEK